A stretch of the Stigmatella erecta genome encodes the following:
- a CDS encoding response regulator, protein MSFPIDDLPIATGHTPVREQRDDDLKLEQVRGSVLVVEDDPSSRELLVEMLSQWGYEPLPVGSAEEAEFAVRNKRMDAAIVDVFLPGRSGALLMSRLRERFPQAVLIGVSAMSDASMARKCKGLGADLFIGKPVLPERLAQALQSKHQSWH, encoded by the coding sequence ATGTCCTTTCCGATTGATGATCTTCCCATTGCGACCGGTCACACGCCTGTGCGTGAGCAGCGTGACGACGACCTGAAGCTGGAACAGGTCCGGGGCTCGGTGCTGGTGGTGGAGGACGATCCGTCCAGCCGGGAACTGCTGGTCGAGATGCTCTCCCAGTGGGGCTACGAGCCCTTGCCCGTGGGCAGCGCCGAGGAGGCCGAGTTCGCCGTGCGCAACAAGCGCATGGACGCGGCCATCGTGGACGTCTTCTTGCCGGGCCGCAGCGGGGCCCTGCTGATGTCCCGCCTGCGCGAGCGCTTCCCCCAGGCCGTCCTCATTGGCGTGAGCGCCATGAGCGATGCCTCCATGGCCCGCAAGTGCAAGGGGCTCGGGGCGGACCTCTTCATCGGCAAGCCCGTGCTGCCGGAGCGGCTGGCCCAGGCGCTTCAGTCGAAGCACCAGAGCTGGCACTGA
- a CDS encoding YqgE/AlgH family protein has translation MKTLAPGLLMAMPQLGDPNFHRSVVLMLEHGEGGSMGLVINRGAPLTLGELARGQSMKIASGRTQQPVFVGGPVEAHRGFLLHDEEAVQEKHLILPGLFLSVTLDALSLLLESPAARLRFCLGYAGWGPGQLEREMAAGSWLFAEAAVDAVLEGDASRLWGDTLRGMGVDPAMLMVGKGLN, from the coding sequence GTGAAGACGCTCGCTCCCGGCCTCCTGATGGCGATGCCCCAGCTGGGGGATCCCAACTTCCATCGCTCGGTGGTCTTGATGCTCGAGCACGGGGAGGGAGGCTCCATGGGGCTGGTCATCAACCGGGGCGCGCCGTTGACGCTCGGGGAGCTGGCCCGGGGGCAGTCCATGAAGATCGCCAGCGGCCGCACCCAGCAGCCCGTCTTCGTCGGGGGTCCGGTGGAGGCCCACCGGGGCTTCCTGCTCCATGACGAGGAGGCGGTGCAGGAAAAGCACCTCATCCTGCCGGGGCTGTTCCTGAGCGTCACGCTGGACGCGCTGAGCCTGCTCCTGGAGAGCCCCGCTGCCCGGTTGCGCTTCTGCCTGGGGTATGCGGGCTGGGGCCCGGGGCAGCTGGAGCGGGAGATGGCGGCGGGCTCGTGGCTGTTCGCCGAGGCGGCCGTGGACGCCGTGCTGGAAGGCGACGCCTCCCGGCTCTGGGGAGATACGCTGCGGGGCATGGGCGTGGACCCCGCCATGCTGATGGTGGGAAAGGGTTTGAACTGA
- the grxD gene encoding Grx4 family monothiol glutaredoxin: MTPELKSQLEEHIRSHKIVLFMKGNALFPQCGFSARALQLLQPLGPVHTVDVLADPAIRQGIKDYSNWPTIPQVYINGEFVGGSDILMELAERGELQGLVAGTPNGG; encoded by the coding sequence ATGACTCCAGAACTCAAGTCCCAGCTCGAGGAGCACATCCGCTCCCACAAGATCGTCCTGTTCATGAAGGGCAACGCCCTGTTCCCCCAGTGCGGCTTCTCCGCGCGCGCGCTGCAGCTGCTCCAGCCGCTGGGCCCGGTGCACACGGTGGACGTGCTGGCCGATCCCGCCATCCGCCAGGGCATCAAGGACTACTCGAACTGGCCCACCATTCCCCAGGTCTACATCAACGGGGAGTTCGTCGGCGGCTCGGACATCCTGATGGAGCTGGCCGAGCGCGGCGAGCTGCAGGGGCTCGTCGCCGGCACCCCGAACGGGGGCTGA
- a CDS encoding peptide ABC transporter substrate-binding protein: MPTTLDWSYSDPANWANYPVMLATQKGLTTLGADHSVRPGLAERWEQGRDAQGREHYTFHLRRDVRWSDGATPLSARDFVVGWRRAMLGRERGEMADLAGVREVLALLERGAPAGQVQEALARTGVEALDAHTLRVTLERPRNYFLSRLANVYLFFPAPSADLEGLTEEALRDYFDRPRDGRPRALGPYRVERWDRAGERVRLVHNPASAFQPPLEAGERPAPVITLMRSEIGTALYARGRVDFVFIDSALALRGPRPEDLRHEPLLSTYFLVFNTERPPLDRPEVRRALARALDREALLAGLLPEVRPTNVLLPPELPGAATPEEAARLPRFDRERAREELRGQPGLQRPLRLVYKSGDSFVPEVAIAERIAAQLAQVGVTVVLDARSDFSSEVARRTPEGPRAYDVYLRRLGADYAHPNTFFTLFEHEGNHQSGWETQAGGEPMARFERLLEEADAEPTLAQARARYAQAQEVLVGEQAVIAPLYHPDRYFRVRPVLRGLDVNPFNFLALDQLRLAPGQPPGER, encoded by the coding sequence ATGCCCACCACGCTGGACTGGAGCTACTCGGATCCCGCGAACTGGGCGAACTACCCGGTGATGCTCGCCACCCAGAAGGGGCTCACCACGCTGGGGGCGGACCACTCGGTGCGCCCGGGCCTCGCCGAGCGTTGGGAGCAGGGCCGCGACGCCCAGGGCCGCGAGCACTACACCTTCCACCTGCGCCGGGACGTGCGCTGGTCGGATGGCGCCACCCCGCTCAGTGCCCGGGACTTCGTGGTGGGCTGGCGCCGGGCGATGCTCGGCCGTGAGCGGGGCGAGATGGCGGACCTCGCCGGGGTGCGCGAGGTGCTGGCGCTGCTGGAGCGGGGCGCCCCTGCCGGGCAGGTTCAGGAGGCCCTGGCGCGCACGGGCGTCGAGGCCCTGGATGCGCACACCCTGCGGGTGACGCTGGAGCGGCCCCGCAACTACTTCCTGTCCCGGCTGGCCAACGTCTACCTGTTCTTCCCCGCGCCGTCCGCGGATCTGGAGGGCCTGACGGAGGAGGCCCTCCGCGACTACTTCGACCGGCCCCGGGACGGGCGGCCGAGGGCGCTCGGCCCCTACCGCGTGGAGCGCTGGGACCGGGCGGGGGAGCGGGTCCGGCTGGTCCACAATCCCGCCTCGGCCTTCCAGCCGCCGCTGGAGGCCGGGGAGCGCCCCGCGCCCGTCATCACCTTGATGCGGTCCGAGATTGGCACGGCCCTCTATGCCCGGGGCCGGGTGGACTTCGTCTTCATCGACAGTGCGTTGGCGCTGAGGGGCCCCCGCCCGGAGGACCTCCGGCACGAGCCCTTGCTCTCCACCTATTTCCTCGTCTTCAACACCGAGCGGCCGCCGCTGGACCGGCCCGAGGTGCGGCGCGCGCTGGCGCGGGCGCTGGACCGGGAGGCCCTGCTGGCGGGGCTGCTGCCCGAGGTGCGGCCCACGAACGTGCTGCTGCCCCCGGAGCTGCCCGGTGCCGCGACGCCGGAGGAGGCCGCGCGCCTGCCGCGCTTTGACCGGGAGCGGGCGCGGGAGGAGCTGCGGGGGCAGCCGGGGCTGCAGCGGCCGCTGCGCCTCGTCTACAAGTCGGGGGACTCGTTCGTCCCGGAGGTGGCCATCGCCGAGCGCATCGCGGCGCAGCTGGCCCAGGTGGGCGTGACGGTGGTGCTCGATGCGCGGTCCGACTTCTCGTCCGAGGTGGCGCGCCGGACGCCCGAGGGCCCCCGGGCCTACGACGTGTATCTGCGGCGGCTGGGCGCCGACTACGCGCACCCCAACACTTTCTTCACCCTGTTCGAGCACGAGGGCAACCACCAGTCGGGCTGGGAGACCCAGGCCGGAGGGGAGCCCATGGCGCGCTTCGAGCGGCTCCTGGAGGAGGCGGATGCGGAACCCACCCTGGCCCAGGCCCGGGCACGGTATGCCCAGGCCCAGGAGGTGCTCGTGGGAGAGCAGGCCGTCATCGCCCCGCTGTACCACCCGGACCGCTACTTCCGGGTCCGGCCCGTGCTCAGAGGCCTGGACGTGAACCCGTTCAACTTCCTGGCCCTGGACCAGCTCCGGCTCGCGCCCGGGCAGCCCCCGGGGGAGCGCTAG
- a CDS encoding ABC transporter permease subunit, with product MRQLLVRVGRQLVLVPIVALASYFLMASLPLTTEDDSKRQVSPELAASYRRDLGIGEPLGFLRPWQKFFRGERLGTSAQGVTGDELLLKLSGSVGVGLVALGLALVWALSFALFKSRWRRGRWAVLGDALPAVAFGTPVFIPALLLAPAVVERGYLLPELTSALVTSIWPGIFLGTLLADALETELARDYVRTAASKGLAPGVVLRRHVLPNVLPALLDAIGPMATSLLAGSFAAERVLGLPYFGQLYVLAVLQKQVAVVVVATTVFASVLVLVGLAVEAVRLLVDPRAREARA from the coding sequence ATGCGGCAGCTTCTCGTCCGGGTGGGCCGGCAGCTCGTGCTCGTTCCCATCGTGGCGCTGGCCTCGTACTTCCTCATGGCCAGCCTGCCGCTCACCACGGAGGACGACTCCAAGCGCCAGGTGTCTCCGGAGCTGGCCGCCTCGTACCGCAGGGACCTGGGCATTGGCGAGCCGCTGGGGTTTCTGCGCCCCTGGCAGAAGTTCTTCCGGGGCGAGCGCCTGGGCACGAGCGCCCAGGGCGTCACGGGCGATGAGCTGCTGCTCAAGCTCTCCGGCAGCGTGGGCGTGGGGCTGGTGGCGCTGGGGCTCGCGCTCGTGTGGGCCCTGTCGTTCGCCCTCTTCAAGAGCCGCTGGCGGCGGGGGCGGTGGGCCGTGCTCGGGGACGCGCTGCCCGCGGTGGCCTTCGGCACGCCCGTCTTCATCCCCGCGCTGCTGCTGGCCCCCGCGGTGGTGGAGCGGGGCTACCTCTTGCCGGAGCTGACCTCCGCGCTCGTCACCTCCATCTGGCCCGGCATCTTCCTGGGCACCCTGCTCGCGGACGCGCTGGAGACGGAGCTCGCCCGGGACTACGTGCGCACCGCCGCCAGCAAGGGGCTGGCGCCGGGCGTGGTGCTGCGCCGCCACGTGCTGCCGAACGTGCTGCCCGCGCTGCTGGATGCCATCGGCCCCATGGCCACCTCGCTGCTCGCGGGCTCCTTCGCCGCCGAGCGGGTGCTGGGGCTGCCGTACTTTGGCCAGCTCTACGTGCTGGCCGTGCTGCAGAAGCAGGTGGCCGTGGTGGTGGTGGCCACCACCGTCTTCGCCTCGGTGCTCGTCCTCGTGGGCCTGGCGGTGGAGGCGGTCCGGCTCCTGGTGGATCCCCGGGCCCGGGAGGCGCGCGCATGA
- a CDS encoding patatin-like phospholipase family protein: protein MTSRLKTGLVLGGGAARGAYEAGVLSYLREEFEPGFGRDLKLNIIVGTSVGAIHACYLAATNHQPLQQARGLIAHWTAMKVEEVLRCGYGDIVRLLRETLGKPATPGDIQHGGLVDPRGLRALVGRGVPWRDISRNLRSGHLDALAVSATHIGTGGAVVFLQRRGGGAPTWSDDPNYRAVATRIGPNHALASAALPIVFPVVRVRGQLHMDGGLRLNVPLSPALRLGAQRVLIISLRPNPAQAQPPGEPPGPTVQEREQASVTAPFLIGQMLNMLMTDRIDQDLGRLRRLNDILEAGTKKYGPGFAQTLSAAVHPHRSQPVRAVREMLVRPSKDLGTLAAEYVRTPGFRKRSQGLAHRTILKLVEREAPRDADLASYLLFDGGFADILIDLGRQDARALRPQWERFWSEEPQSLAEAATLTPSEEATAA from the coding sequence GTGACGAGCCGGCTGAAGACGGGTTTGGTACTGGGCGGTGGTGCCGCCCGAGGCGCCTACGAAGCGGGAGTCCTCTCTTACCTCCGGGAGGAATTCGAACCCGGCTTCGGACGGGACCTGAAGCTGAACATCATCGTGGGCACGTCCGTGGGGGCCATTCACGCCTGCTACCTGGCCGCGACGAACCACCAGCCCCTGCAGCAGGCCCGGGGGCTCATCGCCCACTGGACGGCGATGAAGGTGGAGGAGGTGCTCCGCTGCGGCTACGGGGACATCGTCCGGCTGCTGCGCGAGACGCTCGGCAAGCCCGCCACCCCGGGCGACATCCAGCACGGCGGGCTGGTGGACCCCCGGGGGCTCCGGGCCCTGGTGGGCCGCGGCGTTCCCTGGCGCGACATCAGCCGGAACCTGCGCTCGGGCCACCTGGATGCCCTGGCGGTGAGTGCCACGCACATCGGCACCGGAGGCGCCGTGGTGTTCCTCCAGCGCCGCGGCGGCGGAGCGCCCACCTGGAGCGATGACCCCAACTACCGGGCCGTGGCCACGCGCATCGGCCCCAACCACGCGCTGGCGTCGGCCGCGCTGCCCATCGTCTTCCCGGTGGTCCGCGTCCGCGGCCAGCTCCACATGGACGGCGGGCTGCGGCTCAACGTCCCGCTCAGCCCCGCGCTCCGGCTGGGCGCGCAGCGCGTGCTCATCATCTCGCTGCGGCCCAACCCCGCCCAGGCGCAGCCCCCGGGTGAGCCCCCCGGGCCCACCGTCCAGGAGCGCGAGCAGGCCTCCGTCACCGCCCCGTTCCTCATCGGCCAGATGCTGAACATGCTGATGACGGACCGCATCGACCAGGACCTGGGGCGCCTGCGGCGGCTCAATGACATCCTCGAGGCGGGCACGAAGAAGTACGGGCCGGGCTTCGCGCAGACCCTCAGCGCCGCGGTCCACCCGCACCGCAGCCAGCCGGTGCGCGCCGTTCGGGAGATGCTGGTGCGCCCCTCGAAGGACCTGGGCACCCTGGCGGCCGAGTACGTCCGGACGCCCGGCTTCCGCAAGCGCAGCCAGGGGCTGGCCCACCGCACCATCCTGAAGCTCGTGGAGCGCGAGGCCCCGCGCGACGCGGACCTCGCCTCGTACCTGCTGTTCGACGGGGGCTTCGCGGACATCCTCATCGACCTGGGGCGGCAGGATGCCCGGGCCCTGCGCCCGCAGTGGGAGCGCTTCTGGTCCGAGGAGCCCCAGAGCCTCGCGGAGGCCGCGACGCTGACCCCCTCCGAGGAGGCCACCGCGGCCTGA
- a CDS encoding ABC transporter permease subunit, translating into MSRVPARAWVGLMLLGGLGLLSLLMGRLFPEVLAATCPLGSDLTRPDRTVCELAFGGLWISLAIGLAAGGLSTGLGLGVAAVARLSGGVLERWVMRLADAFFALPDVLVVMVLQLAGQSLVDAGGGAGLGPFGLMVVSLAMVGWAGPARMFRNRLSTLEGQEFVAASRALGASRFHVLRVHLWPALLPFVLAVFLSRLPAAILAESTVSFFGIARMEPMSLGRYLGTSYAALIYEGGSRVVIPAWGLLVLLVLGASLASQALGTGSRKG; encoded by the coding sequence ATGAGCCGGGTGCCCGCGCGGGCGTGGGTGGGCCTCATGCTGCTCGGAGGCCTGGGGCTGCTGAGCCTCCTGATGGGGCGCCTCTTCCCGGAGGTGCTCGCCGCCACGTGCCCGCTGGGGAGCGATCTCACCCGCCCGGACCGGACCGTGTGCGAGCTGGCGTTCGGGGGGCTGTGGATCTCCCTCGCCATCGGGCTGGCCGCAGGCGGGCTCTCGACGGGCCTGGGCCTGGGAGTGGCGGCCGTGGCCCGCCTGTCCGGCGGGGTGCTGGAGCGGTGGGTGATGCGGCTGGCGGATGCCTTCTTCGCGCTGCCCGACGTGCTGGTGGTGATGGTGCTCCAGCTGGCGGGCCAGTCCCTGGTGGATGCGGGGGGCGGAGCAGGGCTGGGGCCGTTTGGCCTGATGGTGGTGTCGCTGGCCATGGTCGGCTGGGCGGGGCCCGCGCGCATGTTCCGCAACCGCCTGAGCACGCTGGAGGGGCAGGAGTTCGTGGCGGCCTCCCGGGCGCTGGGGGCCAGCCGCTTCCACGTGCTCCGGGTTCACCTCTGGCCCGCCTTGCTGCCCTTCGTGCTGGCCGTGTTCCTCAGCCGCCTGCCCGCCGCCATCCTCGCGGAGTCCACGGTGAGCTTCTTTGGCATCGCCCGGATGGAGCCCATGTCCCTGGGGCGCTACCTGGGCACCAGCTACGCGGCGCTCATCTATGAGGGGGGCTCCCGGGTGGTAATTCCCGCCTGGGGGCTGCTGGTGCTGCTGGTGCTCGGTGCCTCGCTTGCTTCCCAGGCGTTGGGAACGGGTTCACGCAAGGGCTAG
- a CDS encoding BolA family protein → MLNEETIRARILEALPGAEVEVRDTTGTGDHFEAQVVSPAFTGKTMVQQHKLVYAPLQPWLATGELHALALKTYSPEQWQKLGPR, encoded by the coding sequence ATGTTGAACGAAGAGACCATCCGGGCACGCATCCTCGAGGCCCTGCCGGGCGCCGAGGTGGAGGTCCGCGACACGACGGGCACCGGGGACCATTTCGAGGCGCAGGTGGTGAGCCCGGCGTTCACGGGAAAAACCATGGTGCAGCAGCACAAGCTCGTCTATGCGCCGCTCCAGCCCTGGCTGGCGACGGGCGAACTGCACGCGCTGGCGCTAAAGACGTATTCGCCCGAGCAATGGCAGAAGCTCGGGCCTCGCTGA
- a CDS encoding MOSC domain-containing protein codes for MLTVTELFLYPLKSAAALPLTQAQVEPLGVAHDRRWMVAEQDGTFITGRRDPAMLRIQAVPSATSLRLSAPGLPSLEVPVPPRDAPRLEISIWDDTCSAARAGEAADAWLSAFLGRPVCLVYVDERMERPVDPRYSAPGDKVGFADGFPLLLLSRASLEALNQRLVRPVSLLHFRPNLVVEGCEPFAEDTWKRLRIGSVELEVVSPCARCVLTTFDPLTQERDPEGEPLRTLTTFRRQQNKVMFGQNVVVRRPGRMQLGDAVDVLE; via the coding sequence ATGCTGACCGTCACCGAGCTCTTCCTCTATCCCCTCAAGTCCGCCGCGGCGCTGCCCCTGACCCAGGCCCAGGTGGAGCCCCTGGGGGTGGCACATGACCGCCGGTGGATGGTGGCCGAACAGGATGGCACCTTCATCACGGGGCGAAGGGATCCGGCGATGCTGCGCATCCAGGCGGTTCCCAGCGCCACCAGCCTGCGCCTGTCCGCTCCGGGCCTGCCCAGCTTGGAGGTGCCGGTGCCGCCCCGGGACGCGCCGCGCCTGGAGATCTCCATCTGGGACGATACCTGCTCGGCGGCGCGGGCCGGGGAGGCCGCGGACGCGTGGCTCTCCGCGTTCCTGGGGCGGCCCGTGTGCCTCGTCTACGTGGACGAGCGGATGGAGCGGCCGGTGGACCCGCGTTACTCGGCGCCGGGGGACAAGGTGGGCTTCGCGGATGGGTTTCCGCTGCTGTTGCTGTCGCGCGCTTCGCTGGAGGCGCTGAACCAGCGCCTGGTCCGTCCCGTCTCGCTGCTCCACTTCCGCCCCAACCTGGTGGTGGAGGGCTGCGAGCCCTTCGCCGAGGACACCTGGAAGCGGCTGCGCATCGGCAGCGTGGAGCTGGAGGTGGTGAGCCCCTGCGCGCGGTGCGTCCTGACGACCTTTGATCCCCTCACGCAGGAGCGGGACCCGGAGGGGGAGCCGCTGCGCACGCTCACCACGTTCCGGCGGCAGCAGAACAAGGTGATGTTCGGCCAGAACGTGGTGGTGCGCCGCCCAGGGCGGATGCAGCTGGGCGACGCGGTGGACGTGCTCGAATGA
- a CDS encoding DUF2914 domain-containing protein yields MATATPPPSDETAGAPEASPVSAAAPAPNVLSTAPALAPPAPTVPLGDAEDAIPTAKTPTLLERVQSFRARNEKWEMAAFFFVGFAYDVFTLGRIDDTLAMVQQFVYLGVLASLLVLEQRYPEGVEPPRALAKVWRWREDAIHFFYGSLLSSFTLFFFKSASGLVALSFLVVMFGLLVANELPRFRQLGPVVRMTLFSLCVSMYLAYTLPVLTGRLNVWIFLLALVLAGGVVYGLMAMLRRWTALDAKALLRQVALPGFGMQGLLLGLYLLRVLPPVPLSVTYSGIYHEVKRVNGPEGVEFHLSHQRPWWKFWQKGDQSFQVREGDKVNYFVSVFAPAGFHDYSVYVQWYFDDPKKGWRSFFRKALNARGTGAEAGFRTYANLTNPVPGDWIAVLETEDGHEINRLSFTVEKDEGTEPRQFEVFVHKHGSRAK; encoded by the coding sequence TTGGCCACCGCGACACCGCCCCCTTCGGATGAGACGGCCGGCGCCCCTGAGGCGTCACCTGTCTCTGCTGCTGCTCCCGCCCCCAACGTGCTGAGCACGGCCCCGGCGCTGGCTCCCCCCGCGCCCACCGTGCCCCTGGGGGACGCGGAGGATGCCATCCCCACGGCGAAGACGCCGACGTTGCTGGAGCGCGTGCAGTCCTTCCGCGCCCGCAACGAGAAGTGGGAGATGGCGGCCTTCTTCTTCGTCGGGTTCGCCTATGACGTCTTCACGCTGGGCCGCATCGACGACACGCTCGCGATGGTGCAGCAGTTCGTGTACCTGGGGGTGTTGGCCTCGCTGCTGGTGCTGGAGCAGCGCTACCCCGAAGGGGTGGAGCCGCCGAGGGCGCTGGCCAAGGTGTGGCGCTGGCGCGAGGACGCCATCCACTTCTTCTACGGAAGCCTGCTCAGCTCCTTCACGCTCTTCTTCTTCAAGAGCGCCTCGGGGCTCGTGGCGCTCTCGTTCCTGGTGGTGATGTTCGGCCTGCTGGTGGCCAACGAGCTGCCGCGCTTCCGCCAGCTGGGGCCCGTGGTGCGCATGACGCTCTTCAGCCTGTGCGTCAGCATGTACCTGGCCTACACGCTGCCCGTGCTCACGGGCCGGTTGAACGTGTGGATCTTCCTGCTCGCGCTGGTGCTGGCGGGCGGGGTGGTCTACGGGCTGATGGCGATGCTGCGCCGCTGGACCGCCCTGGACGCCAAGGCCCTGCTGCGTCAGGTGGCGCTGCCGGGCTTCGGCATGCAGGGGCTGCTCCTGGGGCTCTACCTGCTCCGGGTGCTGCCGCCGGTGCCCCTGTCGGTGACCTACAGCGGCATCTACCACGAGGTGAAGCGCGTCAATGGCCCGGAGGGCGTCGAGTTCCACCTCTCGCACCAGCGGCCCTGGTGGAAGTTCTGGCAGAAGGGGGACCAGTCCTTCCAGGTGCGCGAGGGCGACAAGGTGAACTACTTCGTCAGCGTCTTCGCGCCCGCGGGCTTCCACGACTACTCGGTCTACGTGCAGTGGTACTTCGATGATCCGAAGAAGGGCTGGCGCTCGTTCTTCCGCAAGGCGCTCAACGCGCGGGGCACGGGGGCCGAGGCGGGCTTCCGCACCTACGCCAACCTGACGAACCCCGTGCCGGGCGACTGGATCGCCGTGCTGGAGACGGAGGATGGGCACGAAATCAACCGCCTGTCCTTCACCGTGGAGAAGGACGAGGGCACCGAGCCGCGCCAGTTCGAGGTGTTCGTGCACAAGCACGGCTCGCGCGCGAAGTAG
- the lon gene encoding endopeptidase La, protein MFFGRDDKKDAQKRGLTVPLLPLRDIIVFPHMVVPLFVGREKSIAALKDAMAHKGPDDKAVILLAAQKKAKTNDPTPDDIFHFGTVGHVIQLLPLPDGTVKVLVEGVRRAKVRKFLTNDAFFMVEVEEVEEHTEKTVELEALVRSVHSVFEAFVKLNKRIPPEMLMQVASIDDPARLADTIVAHLSLKLNDKQALLETESPAKRLEKLYELMQGEIEILQVEKKIRTRVKKQMEKTQKEYYLNEQMQAIQKELGERDEFKNEIQEIEEKLKNKRMSKEATLKVKKELKKLRMMSPMSAEATVVRNYIDWIISLPWYDETQDRLDVTEAEQVLNEDHYGLKKPKERILEYLAVQQLVKKLKGPVLCFVGPPGVGKTSLARSIARATGRKFVRLSLGGVRDEAEIRGHRRTYIGAMPGKLIQSLKKAGSNNPVFLLDEIDKMSTDFRGDPSAALLEVLDPEQNHNFNDHYLDLDYDLSKVMFICTANTMHNIPGPLQDRMEVIRIAGYTEPEKLSIARRYLIPKEQEANGLADVKVDISNEALKTIIHRYTRESGVRSLEREIGGVFRKIARDVLKKGKRDIDVDRKLAMKFLGTPRFRYGVAESEDQVGIVTGLAWTEMGGEILTTEATIMPGKGKLIITGKLGEVMQESAQAAMSYVRSRAERFGIDRKVFENYDIHVHLPEGAIPKDGPSAGVTICTALVSALTRVTVRKDVAMTGEITLRGRVLPIGGLKEKTLAAHRAGIKTVLIPKANKKDLKDIPKKIRMALRIVPVEFVDDVLREALVLEKPEEFGRNGKSLGDNLKPTSQVVDAQPGSSSAPV, encoded by the coding sequence ATGTTCTTCGGACGTGACGACAAGAAGGATGCCCAGAAGCGTGGACTCACGGTCCCGCTCTTGCCCCTTCGGGACATCATCGTGTTCCCGCACATGGTGGTGCCGCTGTTCGTCGGCCGGGAGAAGTCCATCGCGGCCCTCAAGGACGCGATGGCCCACAAGGGCCCCGACGACAAGGCTGTCATTCTCCTGGCCGCGCAGAAGAAGGCCAAGACGAATGACCCGACGCCGGACGACATCTTCCACTTCGGTACGGTGGGCCATGTCATCCAGCTGCTCCCGCTGCCCGACGGCACCGTGAAGGTGCTCGTCGAGGGCGTGCGCCGGGCCAAGGTGCGCAAGTTCCTGACCAACGACGCCTTCTTCATGGTGGAGGTGGAGGAGGTCGAGGAGCACACCGAGAAGACGGTGGAGCTGGAGGCGCTGGTGCGCAGCGTGCACTCCGTCTTCGAGGCCTTCGTCAAGCTCAACAAGCGCATCCCGCCCGAGATGCTCATGCAGGTGGCGAGCATCGATGATCCGGCGCGCCTGGCCGATACCATCGTGGCGCACCTGTCGCTGAAGCTGAACGACAAGCAGGCGCTGCTCGAGACGGAGAGCCCGGCCAAGCGGCTGGAGAAGCTCTACGAGCTGATGCAGGGCGAGATCGAGATTCTCCAGGTGGAGAAGAAGATCCGCACCCGCGTCAAGAAGCAGATGGAGAAGACCCAGAAGGAGTACTACCTGAATGAGCAGATGCAGGCCATTCAGAAGGAGCTGGGTGAGCGGGACGAGTTCAAGAACGAGATCCAGGAGATCGAAGAGAAGCTGAAGAACAAGCGGATGAGCAAGGAGGCCACGCTCAAGGTCAAGAAGGAGCTGAAGAAGCTCCGGATGATGAGCCCGATGAGCGCCGAGGCCACCGTCGTCCGCAACTACATCGACTGGATCATCAGCCTGCCCTGGTACGACGAGACCCAGGACCGCCTGGACGTCACCGAGGCCGAGCAGGTGCTCAATGAGGACCACTACGGGCTGAAGAAGCCCAAGGAGCGCATCCTCGAGTACCTGGCCGTGCAGCAGCTGGTGAAGAAGCTCAAGGGCCCCGTGCTCTGCTTCGTGGGCCCGCCGGGCGTGGGCAAGACGTCGCTGGCGCGCTCCATCGCGCGGGCGACCGGCCGCAAGTTCGTGCGCCTGTCCCTGGGCGGCGTGCGCGACGAGGCGGAGATCCGCGGCCACCGCCGCACGTACATCGGCGCCATGCCGGGCAAGCTCATCCAGAGCCTCAAGAAGGCGGGCAGCAACAACCCCGTGTTCCTGCTGGACGAGATCGACAAGATGTCCACGGACTTCCGGGGCGATCCGAGCGCGGCGCTGCTGGAGGTGCTGGACCCCGAGCAGAACCACAACTTCAATGACCACTACCTGGACCTCGACTACGACTTGTCCAAGGTGATGTTCATCTGCACCGCGAACACGATGCACAACATCCCCGGTCCGCTCCAGGACCGCATGGAGGTCATCCGCATCGCCGGCTACACCGAGCCGGAGAAGCTGAGCATCGCGCGGCGCTACCTCATCCCGAAGGAGCAGGAAGCCAACGGGCTGGCGGACGTGAAGGTCGACATCTCCAACGAGGCGCTGAAGACCATCATCCACCGGTACACGCGCGAGTCCGGCGTGCGCTCGCTGGAGCGTGAGATCGGCGGCGTGTTCCGGAAGATTGCCCGCGACGTCCTCAAGAAGGGCAAGCGCGACATCGACGTGGACCGCAAGCTGGCGATGAAGTTCCTGGGCACGCCGCGCTTCCGCTACGGGGTGGCCGAGAGCGAGGACCAGGTGGGCATCGTCACCGGCCTGGCCTGGACGGAGATGGGCGGTGAGATCCTCACCACCGAGGCCACCATCATGCCGGGCAAGGGCAAGCTCATCATCACCGGCAAGCTCGGTGAGGTGATGCAGGAGTCCGCCCAGGCGGCCATGTCCTACGTGCGCTCGCGCGCCGAGCGGTTCGGCATCGACCGCAAGGTGTTCGAGAACTACGACATCCACGTCCACTTGCCCGAGGGCGCCATTCCCAAGGATGGCCCGTCCGCCGGCGTCACCATCTGCACGGCGCTCGTGTCCGCGCTCACCCGCGTCACGGTCCGCAAGGACGTGGCGATGACGGGCGAAATCACCCTGCGTGGCCGCGTGCTGCCCATCGGTGGCCTGAAGGAGAAGACCCTGGCGGCGCACCGCGCCGGCATCAAGACGGTCCTCATCCCGAAGGCGAACAAGAAGGACCTCAAGGACATCCCCAAGAAGATCCGCATGGCGCTGCGCATCGTGCCCGTGGAGTTCGTGGACGATGTGCTGCGCGAGGCGCTGGTGCTGGAGAAGCCGGAGGAGTTCGGCCGCAACGGCAAGTCGCTGGGCGATAACCTGAAGCCCACGTCGCAGGTGGTGGACGCGCAGCCCGGTTCGTCCTCGGCGCCCGTCTAG